The DNA segment CCGCGCCCGGTCGTCGGCGCTCGGGCTCGACCTGGACGCGGTCACGGTCGTGTCCCCCACCGACCCGGCGCTCGTGGAACGGTTCGCGGCCGCGTACGCCGAGGCCCGGGCCCACAAGGGCATGACGCTCGAGCGGGCCCGCGAGGTCGTCACCGACGTGTCCTACTTCGGCACGATGATGGTCCACCTCGGCCTCGCCGACGGCATGGTCTCCGGGGCCGTCCACACCACGGCCCACACGATCCGGCCGGCGCTCGAGTTCGTGAAGACGAAGCCGGACGTCAGCACGGTCTCCAGCGTGTTCCTGATGTGCCTGGCCGACCGGGTCCTGGTCTACGGCGACTGCGCCGTGATCCCCGAGCCGACGACCGAGCAGCTGGCCGACATCGCGATCTCCTCGGCCGCGACGGCGCGTCAGTTCGGCATCGACCCGCGCGTCGCGATGCTCTCCTACTCCACCGGCAGCTCCGGCTCGGGCGCCGACGTGGAGAAGGTCAGGGCGGCCACCGCGCTGGTCGCGGAACGGGCCCCCGACCTGGCCCTGGAGGGACCGATCCAGTACGACGCCGCCGTCGACCCGGACGTCGCCCGGACCAAGCTGCCGGACTCCGCGGTCGCCGGGCACGCGACCGTCTTCATCTTCCCGGACCTCAACACGGGCAACAACACCTACAAGGCCGTCCAGCGCAGCGCCCACGCCGTCGCGATCGGCCCGGTGCTGCAGGGGTTGAACAAGCCCGTCAACGACCTGTCGCGCGGAGCGCTCGTGGAGGACATCGTGAACACCGTGGCCATCACCGCGATCCAGGCGCAGGACAGCTGATGGCCGCGGAGAGCGCGATCCTCGTCCTCAACGCCGGGTCGTCGTCGCTGAAGTTCCAGGTGGTGGTCCCCGAGACGGCCGACGTGCTGACCAAGGGCCTCGTCGAGCGGATCGGCGAGGACGGCAGCGACGTCCCCGACCACGGGGCCGCCATGGGCGTGGTCACCGACCAGCTCGCCGAGGCCGGCGTGGACCGTACGGGGCTCCGCGCGGTCGGGCACCGCGTCGTGCACGGCGGGCCGGACTTCTCCGACCCCGTGCTCGTCGACGACGCCGTGATCGCCGACATCCGCGACCTCGTGCCCCTCGCGCCGCTGCACAACCCCGGGGCCCTGGCGGGCATCGAGGCCGCGCGGGCCGCGTTCGACGTGCCCCAGGTCGCGGTCTTCGACACGGCCTTCTTCACCTCGCTGCCGGCCGCGGCGTCGACGTACGCGATCCCCAAGGACGTGCGCGAGCGCCACCGGGTGCGGCGCTACGGCTTCCACGGCACCTCGCACCGCTACGTCTCGCGCGCGGCGGCCACTTTCCTGGGCCGACCGCTCGACTCCTTCAGCCAGGTCGTGCTGCACCTCGGCAACGGCTGCTCGGCCTCGGCGATCGCGGGCGGCGTCGCCATCGACACCTCGATGGGGCTCACGCCGCTGCAGGGTCTCGTCATGGGCACCCGGTCCGGGGACATCGACCCCGCGGTCTTCTCGTTCCTCCATTCCGCCGCGGGCCTCGAGGTCGCCGAGATCGACGCGATGCTGAACAAGCGGTCCGGCCTCAAGGGCCTGGCCGGGGTCAACGACTTCCGTGAGGTGCTCTCGCGGGCCGACGCCGGGGACGAGGACGCCGGGCTGGCCCTCGACGTCTACGTCCACCGCCTGCGTCACTACGTCGGTGCCTACACCGCGGTCCTCGGCGGGCTCGACGTCCTCACCTTCACCGCCGGCGTGGGCGAGAACGCACCGGTCCTGCGGGCCCGGGTCCTGCAGACCCTCGGCCGTCTCGGGCTGTCGGTCGACCCGGGGCGCAACGAGGCCCCGTCGCGCGAGGCCCGCGTCATCTCCCCCGACGGCTCGCCCGTCACCGTCCTGGTCGTGCCCACCAACGAGGAGCTCGAGATCGCCCGCCAGGCCGCGGCGCTGCTCGACGGGCCGACGTGAGCAGCGGCCGCAGCGGTGGATCGGCTAGCGTGACGACCCGGCAGACACGAGCGGAGCGAGGACAAGCATGCGCAAGGTGATCCTGGGCCTGGGGCTCGCGATCGGGATCGTCGCGCTCGGCGTCGGCATCT comes from the Microlunatus antarcticus genome and includes:
- a CDS encoding acetate kinase is translated as MAAESAILVLNAGSSSLKFQVVVPETADVLTKGLVERIGEDGSDVPDHGAAMGVVTDQLAEAGVDRTGLRAVGHRVVHGGPDFSDPVLVDDAVIADIRDLVPLAPLHNPGALAGIEAARAAFDVPQVAVFDTAFFTSLPAAASTYAIPKDVRERHRVRRYGFHGTSHRYVSRAAATFLGRPLDSFSQVVLHLGNGCSASAIAGGVAIDTSMGLTPLQGLVMGTRSGDIDPAVFSFLHSAAGLEVAEIDAMLNKRSGLKGLAGVNDFREVLSRADAGDEDAGLALDVYVHRLRHYVGAYTAVLGGLDVLTFTAGVGENAPVLRARVLQTLGRLGLSVDPGRNEAPSREARVISPDGSPVTVLVVPTNEELEIARQAAALLDGPT